The genomic segment GTCAACCATTTGCTTCCTTATCTGCCATTGTACCACCGACGCACGCATCGGAGCAGCAAGCAAAAGTTCAGCAGCAGCTTCGGCTAGGGAGGAGCTTCGACAACGATTAGCGTTAGCGCTGAGCGGACGAGCAGCTGAAATAAAACAGGGCCGGCAGCCACTCGTTAGAGTTGGACTTCCGGCCCTGTTTGTGTGCGTACAGAGTGAGGGGAGGCGGCAAAAGCCACCTGTGCGCGTGGAAATCCTCGCTTGGCGGCGACCTTCGCGACATGCTGAGCTTTGGCAAATTGCCATGCCAGCATGGAGGGTGCTCCGATGTATCTGGTACAAATTGATATAGTCCGTACCGAACCCTCTTAGACTGTTATCTACTTCGATCATGATAACTTTCCTGGAAAGCTCTATCGCATTCGAACCCTTGCGCATCGGGACAAAAACCTTTGTAACAAGGACAGTCACGTCACGTCACGTCGAGCAAAGTCTTTAAACGCGCGTCCGGCGATTTCTTCACTTATATCGCATCATTTAACACGAATGGAACAACGGGGTCTCGTTCAGAGAAAACCATTAAACGCAGATCGCGGGGTTCAAGTGATCATTTCTTCTGCCGGAAAATGAACTTTAAATGAAGCCCTTCCCATCGTCTCACAGTCAATACGCAAATACTTCATGAATCATTTAACGGATTCAAATTTTAAAGCGAACAACCAATGTTTGCAGATTTTGGGCCAAATGAGCCAGCTCTTCCGCCGACGAAGCGATTTCTTCAATGGAAGCGACCTGCTCCTCTGTTGAAGCTGAAATACTTTCTGTTCCTGCAGCGTTCCGCTCGGACACCTCACTAACGAACTGAATGGCCTGAACAACCTCGACGGTGCTGGCGGACATTTGTTCCGAAGCGGCAGCAATTCCTTCTACCTGGGAAGTCAGGTCATCAATAGCCGCGTTGATGTTCAAGAAAGCTTCATCTGCTGTTTGAACGGAGCGAATGCCGTCGTCCATCTTGGCTACACCACTGTTCACACTGACGATAACCTCGTCAATTTCCTGCCGAATCGCCTGCACCAGCTCCGCAATGTGCTTCGCAGAATTTCCGGACTGCTCGGCAAGCTTGCCAACCTCGCTTGCGACGATCGCGAAGCCGCGTCCGTGCTCGCCGGCACGTGCCGCTTCAATCGCAGCGTTCAATGCAAGCAGATTCGTTTGCGATGCGAGCCCCGTAATTGTGGATACAAAGTGGCCAATAGCGACGGAATGATCGCCTAGGCGCTGTGCCGTTCCGGCGAAATTTTGAACATAATTGCTTACGTCTTTCATATCGGTTACAGCGCTCTGAATTTTAGCAGTACCCGTACGTACTAGCCCGGTCGCTTGCTGGGCAGCCGACGATACTTGCTGGGTGCTCGCTGTTATCAAATGAACGCCAGCGGACAGCTCCTTAATTTGCTGAGCTGTATGCTGCAGGCTTACAGCCTGCTTTTCAATTCCGTTTGCCGACTCTTCCGTAATCAGAGCGACTTGCTCGGACGCCTTGGACGTTTCGCTGGCGTTTGTTGACAGCTGCTCAGACGACTCCGCAAGCTGCATCGCTGTACTGTTTACATCTCCTATGACGGCATGCAGCGCCTGGGTCATCCGGTTAAAGCTGCTGCTAAGCTGGCCGAGCTCATCATTGCTGATGTTGGTAAGCTCCAGCGTCAGGTTGCCGTGGCTGATTTCCTCGGAAGCCGCCACCAGCTGCTTCAGCGGCCGTGTAATGGAGCGAATCATATACGTGATGATCAGTGCGCTGATTGCAAAAGCAATCGAGACGACAAGCAGCGTCTTATACCATATCGGCTGGGCAGCCGCGCTCACTTCGCTATCGTCGATAACCCCCACCAGCACCCAGCCTGTTTTTTCATTTGTCGTAATAAATGCATGCTGCTTGCTTCCATCCGTAGACGCATAGGCGAGACTTCCTTGCTTTTGCTCGAAAATATCAGGATACGGCGAAGCTGTCGCTTCACTGCCTGCTTCTTCATTGGGATGCACAATAAATTTATTAGATTTATCCAGCACATATACATAGCCCTTTGTCCCGATCTTGGTAGAATTCACTAAATCGCTCAACGCCTTGAGCGAGAGGCTGACCGAAACAACACCATGCCCGTCCTTGGTAGTCTGGGCGACCGACACAACCACATTGCCCGTATTGCTGGAAATGTACGGCGAGATAATCGTAGGTTTTTCTTTATTTTCCGAAGCGCTTATGTACCAGGGCCGCTTGCGCGGATCATAATCTGCCGGATTTACCGCACTTTTCGGAGCGTTGACGTATACGCCTTGATCGGTGCCCACCGAAGCTAGTTCCACGTCGTCGTGTTTTTGTTTGTAGGCGTCCAGTACCGCCCGTACGAATGGGTCCTCATTTCCCTGAACAGGACCAATATTGCCGGCTGGCAGCTGATCAGCCAAAAAATCCACATTTTTTTCGGTAGCGCCAATCATCTGATTAATCGTTTCATTAAGCACTGCCAGCTTGCCCGATGCGCTTGCGAACATTTCCTCCTGCACCTTGGCGCGGGCAGTATTATAGGAAATGGCCCCTATACTCAGGCTGGGAAGCAATAAAATCATAACGAAAGCCCAAACCAGCTTGCTGCGTAAAGTAAGGGATTTTTGCCAAAGCCGCTTTTTGCTCATATTAACATTTCCCGCTTTCTCCAAGGTAATGTGGATACCTTCATAGTAGGGGACTTTTGTATCAGTTACAACAAAATTTGACATGTTTACGTTAAATTAATTTAACGAGCAAATGATAAGCTGACGGTCAAACCGTTGTGTTATTAACAAGTGACTCGAACCTGCGGCTTCATAAATAACAATGCATTTCATTTAAAATATCAATATGTTTATAATTGCTTTTATTCTATTTGCCATAGCAGGCAAGCTTACCGATTCGATCGCTTGCAAGCTAGAAATTCGCTTGCTGCGCTGGAGAGACAGCTTTAATGGATAGATTAACACTGCATTCTTAGTTATGGGCAATGCCCTTACTGCAAGCAAACGCCGATCTCGCTGGTCAGCCAGGCTGTCGATAAAGCATCGGCAGCCTTTTTTGCATGTGTCGCCATAAATATGGACGAATCGTCACTTATGTTGCTTACTCATTTGACTTAGAATTACCGTAGAAGAATGAGAAAGGCTGTGATTTTAATGGTGATCAAAAGAGACAAATGGCTGCAATATCGCATCCTTCG from the Paenibacillus sp. BIHB 4019 genome contains:
- a CDS encoding methyl-accepting chemotaxis protein, with product MSKKRLWQKSLTLRSKLVWAFVMILLLPSLSIGAISYNTARAKVQEEMFASASGKLAVLNETINQMIGATEKNVDFLADQLPAGNIGPVQGNEDPFVRAVLDAYKQKHDDVELASVGTDQGVYVNAPKSAVNPADYDPRKRPWYISASENKEKPTIISPYISSNTGNVVVSVAQTTKDGHGVVSVSLSLKALSDLVNSTKIGTKGYVYVLDKSNKFIVHPNEEAGSEATASPYPDIFEQKQGSLAYASTDGSKQHAFITTNEKTGWVLVGVIDDSEVSAAAQPIWYKTLLVVSIAFAISALIITYMIRSITRPLKQLVAASEEISHGNLTLELTNISNDELGQLSSSFNRMTQALHAVIGDVNSTAMQLAESSEQLSTNASETSKASEQVALITEESANGIEKQAVSLQHTAQQIKELSAGVHLITASTQQVSSAAQQATGLVRTGTAKIQSAVTDMKDVSNYVQNFAGTAQRLGDHSVAIGHFVSTITGLASQTNLLALNAAIEAARAGEHGRGFAIVASEVGKLAEQSGNSAKHIAELVQAIRQEIDEVIVSVNSGVAKMDDGIRSVQTADEAFLNINAAIDDLTSQVEGIAAASEQMSASTVEVVQAIQFVSEVSERNAAGTESISASTEEQVASIEEIASSAEELAHLAQNLQTLVVRFKI